The following are encoded together in the Mumia sp. Pv4-285 genome:
- the gcvP gene encoding aminomethyl-transferring glycine dehydrogenase, translated as MSDQSTTVTHSGSSEPILPLSVLAGAAPFASRHIGPDAAEQATMLGVLGYDTLDELMAAAVPKGIRLGETLSLLPALSEPQVTAALRGLAAQNNPGVAMIGLGYHPTVTPPVIRRNVLEDPRWYTAYTPYQPEISQGRLEALINFQTMVADLAGLPTANASLLDEGTAAAEAMTLTRRAVRANADKPFVVDTGCLPQTLAVVRTRAEAMGIPLVEADLSQGLPDGDLCGALIAYPREDGAIVDPTDVISAVHERGGLAVVTSDPLALTLLASPGSLGADVVVGSSQRFGVPMFYGGPHAGFIAVKDGLERHLPGRLVGVSVDAEGRPAYRLALQTREQHIRRDRATSNICTAQVLLAVVASMYAVYHGPEGLRQIAYRVHRSAAVLAEGLRTHGVEVVHDTFFDTVLAAVPGRADEVVFAARSHGIHLRRVDADHVGISTSEVTTPAHVETVWEAFGITGADLPAIDDAAGVPIGGAPQRTDPYLAHDVFNTHHSETEMLRYVTKLGDRDYALDRGMIPLGSCTMKLNATTEMEPVSWPEFADLHPFVPGEDAQGTLRLVKQLESWLAEVTGYAAVSIQPNAGSQGELAGLLAIRGYHRSRGDVHRDVCLIPSSAHGTNAASAVMAGMRVVVVKAADDGEVDLDDLRAQCAAHADDLAAIMVTYPSTHGVYEHGITELCEVIHAAGGQVYVDGANLNALLGHAKPGEFGGDVSHLNLHKTFCIPHGGGGPGVGPVAVAEHLVPFLPSHPMAPLAADREGIGAISAAPYGSAGILQISWAYVALMGAQGLTDATSVAVLNANYVAQRLRGHFPVLYAGDHGLVAHECILDVRPLTKASGVSVDDVAKRLIDYGFHAPTMSFPVAGTLMVEPTESESLTEIDRFCDAMIAIRAEIEAVERGEVAVEESALRRAPHTLKALAGDWDRPYDRDAGAFPTGSHVDKYWPAVARIDQAYGDRNLACACPPPEAFAE; from the coding sequence ATGAGCGACCAGTCCACCACGGTGACCCACTCCGGTTCGAGCGAACCGATCCTTCCACTCAGCGTGCTTGCCGGAGCCGCCCCGTTCGCGTCGCGCCACATCGGCCCCGACGCCGCCGAGCAGGCGACGATGCTCGGCGTCCTGGGGTACGACACCCTCGACGAACTGATGGCCGCGGCCGTTCCCAAGGGCATCCGTCTCGGTGAGACGCTGTCGCTGCTCCCGGCGCTGTCCGAGCCACAGGTCACGGCAGCGCTCCGCGGGCTCGCCGCCCAGAACAACCCGGGTGTCGCCATGATCGGCCTCGGCTACCACCCCACCGTGACGCCACCGGTGATCCGCAGGAACGTGCTCGAGGATCCCCGCTGGTACACCGCGTACACGCCCTACCAGCCCGAGATCTCGCAAGGCCGGCTCGAGGCCCTGATCAACTTCCAGACGATGGTCGCGGACCTCGCCGGGCTCCCCACGGCCAACGCGTCGTTGCTGGACGAGGGTACGGCGGCAGCCGAGGCGATGACCCTGACGCGTCGTGCCGTCCGCGCCAACGCCGACAAGCCGTTCGTCGTCGACACCGGCTGCCTCCCGCAGACTCTCGCCGTGGTCCGGACCCGCGCCGAGGCGATGGGCATCCCGCTCGTCGAGGCCGACCTCTCCCAGGGACTTCCCGACGGCGATCTGTGCGGCGCCCTGATCGCCTACCCGCGTGAGGACGGCGCGATCGTCGACCCCACCGACGTGATCTCCGCCGTCCACGAGCGCGGCGGACTTGCCGTCGTCACGTCGGACCCGCTCGCGCTGACCCTGCTGGCCTCGCCGGGCTCGCTCGGGGCGGACGTCGTCGTCGGCTCGAGCCAGCGGTTCGGGGTGCCGATGTTCTACGGCGGCCCTCACGCCGGCTTCATCGCCGTCAAGGACGGCCTCGAGCGCCACCTTCCGGGCCGGCTCGTCGGCGTGAGCGTCGACGCCGAGGGGCGCCCGGCGTACCGGCTCGCTCTGCAGACCCGCGAGCAGCACATCCGCCGGGACCGCGCGACCTCCAACATCTGCACGGCGCAGGTGCTGCTGGCCGTCGTCGCCTCGATGTACGCGGTCTACCACGGGCCGGAGGGCCTGCGGCAGATCGCGTACCGGGTGCACCGCTCGGCGGCGGTGCTGGCCGAGGGCCTGCGGACGCACGGCGTGGAGGTCGTGCACGACACGTTCTTCGACACCGTCCTCGCCGCGGTCCCCGGCCGTGCCGACGAGGTCGTCTTCGCCGCACGTTCGCACGGGATCCACCTGCGCCGCGTCGACGCCGACCACGTCGGCATCAGCACGTCCGAGGTCACGACCCCGGCCCACGTCGAGACGGTGTGGGAGGCCTTCGGCATCACCGGCGCGGATCTCCCGGCCATCGACGATGCGGCGGGCGTTCCGATCGGGGGCGCTCCGCAGCGCACCGATCCCTACCTCGCCCACGACGTCTTCAACACCCACCACTCCGAGACCGAGATGCTGCGCTACGTCACGAAGCTCGGCGACCGCGACTACGCCCTCGACCGCGGCATGATCCCGCTCGGCTCGTGCACGATGAAGCTCAACGCCACCACCGAGATGGAGCCGGTGAGCTGGCCGGAGTTCGCCGACCTCCACCCCTTCGTCCCTGGGGAGGACGCCCAGGGCACGCTCCGGCTCGTCAAGCAGCTGGAGTCGTGGCTCGCCGAGGTGACCGGCTACGCCGCGGTGTCGATCCAGCCCAACGCCGGTTCCCAGGGTGAGCTCGCCGGCCTGCTGGCGATCCGCGGCTACCACCGCAGCCGCGGCGACGTCCACCGCGACGTCTGCCTGATCCCGTCGTCTGCGCACGGCACCAACGCCGCGTCCGCGGTGATGGCAGGCATGCGGGTGGTGGTCGTGAAGGCGGCCGACGACGGCGAGGTGGACCTCGACGACCTTCGCGCGCAGTGCGCCGCGCACGCCGACGACCTCGCGGCGATCATGGTCACCTACCCGTCGACTCACGGTGTCTACGAGCACGGGATCACCGAGCTGTGCGAGGTCATCCACGCAGCCGGTGGTCAGGTCTACGTCGACGGGGCGAACCTCAACGCGCTGCTCGGCCACGCGAAGCCGGGCGAGTTCGGTGGTGACGTCAGCCACCTCAACCTGCACAAGACGTTCTGCATCCCCCACGGCGGGGGAGGACCGGGCGTCGGGCCGGTGGCGGTCGCCGAGCACCTCGTGCCGTTCCTGCCGAGCCACCCGATGGCGCCGCTGGCCGCCGACCGGGAGGGCATCGGTGCCATCAGCGCCGCCCCGTACGGGTCCGCGGGCATCCTGCAGATCTCGTGGGCGTACGTCGCGCTCATGGGCGCGCAGGGTCTGACCGACGCGACGTCCGTGGCGGTCCTCAACGCCAACTACGTCGCGCAGCGGCTCCGTGGCCACTTCCCGGTGCTCTACGCCGGCGACCACGGGCTGGTGGCGCACGAGTGCATCCTCGACGTGCGTCCGCTCACGAAGGCGAGCGGCGTCAGCGTCGACGACGTCGCCAAGCGCCTCATCGACTACGGGTTCCACGCACCCACGATGAGCTTCCCGGTTGCCGGCACCCTCATGGTCGAGCCCACGGAGTCGGAGTCGCTGACCGAGATCGACCGGTTCTGCGACGCGATGATCGCCATCCGCGCGGAGATCGAGGCGGTCGAGCGGGGTGAGGTCGCGGTCGAGGAGAGCGCGTTGCGTCGTGCCCCGCACACGCTGAAGGCCCTCGCAGGGGACTGGGACCGGCCGTACGACCGCGACGCCGGCGCCTTCCCGACGGGTAGCCACGTCGACAAGTACTGGCCCGCGGTCGCACGCATCGACCAGGCCTACGGCGACCGCAACCTTGCGTGCGCGTGCCCGCCTCCGGAAGCATTCGCGGAGTGA
- a CDS encoding DUF881 domain-containing protein — MAEGQAPDTKKAWARVRHALTGRPSRGQWVVAALFLVLGFAAVTQVRATNDDDFAGMRRDELVTLLETLDSADERLTQQRAELAETQRRLQQSSERNQAAIEETRRAADTLAILAGTAPAVGQGVVITIEDPDGTVLAGPMLNAIEELRDAGAEAIQVNGVVRVVAQSYVTDDANGAVRIDGREIKRPYVIEAIGDSHTLDQAVMFRGGLADQVAALGGEVDVEQVDSLEVTALAEEREAEYARPAR; from the coding sequence ATGGCTGAGGGACAGGCACCCGACACCAAGAAGGCGTGGGCGCGGGTCCGGCACGCGCTGACGGGCCGCCCGTCGCGCGGTCAGTGGGTCGTGGCGGCGCTCTTCCTCGTGCTCGGGTTCGCCGCGGTGACGCAGGTGCGGGCGACGAACGACGACGACTTCGCGGGGATGCGTCGCGACGAGTTGGTGACGCTGCTGGAGACCCTGGACAGCGCCGACGAGCGGCTGACGCAGCAGCGCGCCGAGCTCGCCGAGACGCAGCGCCGCCTCCAGCAGAGCTCCGAGCGCAACCAGGCCGCGATCGAGGAGACCCGCCGTGCCGCCGACACGCTGGCGATCCTCGCCGGCACGGCGCCTGCCGTGGGCCAGGGTGTCGTCATCACGATCGAGGACCCTGACGGCACGGTCCTCGCCGGGCCGATGCTCAACGCGATCGAGGAGCTGCGTGACGCCGGGGCCGAGGCGATCCAGGTCAACGGAGTCGTCCGCGTGGTCGCCCAGTCGTACGTGACCGACGACGCCAACGGTGCGGTGCGCATCGACGGTCGCGAGATCAAGCGCCCCTACGTGATCGAGGCGATCGGCGACTCCCATACGCTGGACCAGGCCGTGATGTTCCGAGGAGGGCTCGCCGACCAGGTGGCGGCGCTCGGAGGAGAGGTCGACGTCGAGCAGGTGGACTCGCTCGAGGTGACCGCACTGGCTGAGGAGCGCGAGGCCGAGTACGCTCGGCCCGCACGTTGA
- a CDS encoding FHA domain-containing protein, with product MSRTNEDDPTPDVPESPSETTSTISLPPTSDADPGSGGGLSADDAAALDALPPGSALLVVQRGPSAGSRFLLDTDEVSAGRHPDSDIFLDDVTVSRRHAVFRRTDAGFTVSDVGSLNGTYVNRDRIDDVLLSSRDEVQIGKFRLVYYPSSARSATS from the coding sequence ATGTCGCGCACGAACGAGGACGATCCGACGCCGGACGTCCCCGAGAGCCCTTCTGAGACGACGTCGACCATCTCTCTGCCGCCGACCTCGGACGCAGATCCCGGTTCGGGAGGCGGGCTCAGCGCCGACGACGCCGCTGCGCTCGACGCACTGCCGCCGGGTTCCGCCCTGCTGGTCGTCCAGCGTGGTCCGAGCGCGGGTTCGCGCTTCCTCCTCGACACCGACGAGGTCTCGGCGGGCCGCCACCCCGACAGCGACATCTTCCTGGACGACGTGACGGTCTCGCGCCGTCACGCCGTCTTCCGGCGGACGGACGCCGGGTTCACCGTGAGCGACGTCGGCAGCCTCAACGGCACGTACGTCAACCGCGACCGGATCGACGACGTGCTCCTGAGCAGTCGCGACGAGGTGCAGATCGGCAAGTTCCGTCTGGTCTACTACCCGAGCTCCGCGAGGAGCGCCACGTCGTGA
- a CDS encoding DUF881 domain-containing protein: MFSADVTGNSMTLLQNIIDHPLDDDYYTHAPHERSRRGRTAAVVVIAFFALMITLAVLQTQAAKPEEETERAVLITQLEKRMTSVDARRQEVADLGRSVTRLQRVQAGAEALARAQEQRAVVGTIAVSGPAVRVTVDNADDADDNPAGRVRDKDLQVLVNGLWAAGAEAIGINGNRLTSMSSIRAAGEGITVNYRSLTTPYVVTAIGNPRTLPGNFVETAAAQTWSSLKENFGMRFDVTERNAADLPAAPRRASTIRHAQVMEVSDQ; the protein is encoded by the coding sequence GTGTTCTCAGCAGACGTGACCGGCAACTCGATGACGCTCCTGCAGAACATCATCGACCACCCGCTCGACGACGACTACTACACGCACGCGCCGCACGAGCGGTCGCGGCGAGGCCGTACGGCGGCTGTCGTCGTCATCGCCTTCTTCGCCCTCATGATCACCCTGGCGGTGCTGCAGACCCAGGCGGCCAAGCCGGAGGAGGAGACCGAGCGCGCCGTGCTCATCACCCAGCTCGAGAAGCGGATGACCTCCGTCGACGCCCGTCGGCAGGAGGTCGCCGACCTCGGTCGCTCGGTCACCCGGCTGCAGCGCGTCCAGGCGGGCGCCGAGGCGCTGGCCCGTGCGCAGGAGCAGCGTGCCGTCGTCGGCACGATCGCCGTCAGCGGTCCAGCGGTGCGCGTCACCGTCGACAACGCCGACGACGCCGACGACAACCCGGCGGGTCGTGTGCGCGACAAGGACCTCCAGGTGCTCGTGAACGGCCTGTGGGCCGCCGGCGCCGAGGCGATCGGGATCAACGGCAACCGCCTGACGTCGATGTCGTCGATCCGGGCCGCAGGCGAAGGCATCACCGTGAACTATCGCTCGTTGACCACCCCGTACGTGGTGACGGCGATCGGGAATCCGCGTACGCTTCCCGGGAACTTCGTCGAGACGGCCGCCGCTCAGACCTGGAGCAGCCTGAAGGAGAATTTCGGCATGCGGTTCGACGTCACTGAACGCAACGCGGCTGACCTGCCCGCTGCGCCCCGACGCGCGTCCACGATCCGCCACGCGCAGGTGATGGAGGTGAGCGACCAGTGA
- a CDS encoding bifunctional nuclease family protein, whose product MRELDVVGVRVEMPTNNPLVLLREVAGPRYLPIWIGAVEATAIAFAQQGVVPPRPLTHDLLKDVIEALGDELTEVRITEVKDHVFYAVLVFASGAEVEARPSDSIALALRTGTPIYCAEDVLTESSVGVPDEEEEEVEKFREFLDEITPEDFEQGGS is encoded by the coding sequence GTGCGCGAGCTCGATGTGGTGGGAGTCCGGGTGGAGATGCCCACCAACAACCCTCTGGTGCTGCTCCGCGAGGTCGCGGGGCCGCGCTACCTGCCGATCTGGATCGGTGCGGTCGAGGCCACCGCGATCGCCTTCGCCCAGCAGGGTGTGGTGCCGCCACGCCCACTGACGCACGACCTCCTCAAGGACGTCATCGAGGCGCTCGGGGACGAGCTCACCGAGGTGCGGATCACCGAGGTGAAGGACCACGTCTTCTACGCGGTCCTGGTGTTCGCCTCCGGTGCCGAGGTCGAGGCGCGGCCGTCCGACTCGATCGCGCTCGCCCTGCGCACCGGCACCCCGATCTACTGTGCCGAGGACGTCCTCACCGAGTCGTCGGTGGGGGTTCCCGACGAGGAGGAGGAAGAGGTCGAGAAGTTCCGCGAGTTCCTCGACGAGATCACTCCTGAGGACTTCGAGCAGGGAGGGTCCTGA
- a CDS encoding MerR family transcriptional regulator yields the protein MGSKQHSTDRHDSAGAAAHEIAGDQGLLFDDDVAALPEDSGFRGPTACKAAGITYRQLDYWARTELVEPSIRDASGSGTQRLYSFRDVLLLKIIKRLLDAGISLQQIRTAIQHLRERGTDDLTTVTLMSDGVSVYECRSADEVIDLLQGGQGVFGIAIGGVWREIEGTLSDLPSERAAASDDPSDELAARRKARRVS from the coding sequence GTGGGCAGCAAGCAGCACTCGACGGACCGGCACGACAGTGCCGGCGCTGCCGCGCACGAGATCGCAGGCGACCAGGGCCTCCTGTTCGACGACGACGTCGCGGCCCTCCCCGAAGACTCGGGCTTCCGTGGCCCGACGGCGTGCAAGGCCGCCGGCATCACGTACCGCCAGCTCGACTACTGGGCCCGTACGGAGCTGGTGGAGCCGTCGATCCGCGACGCCAGCGGCTCCGGCACCCAACGCCTCTACTCGTTCCGCGACGTGCTCCTGCTCAAGATCATCAAGCGCCTGCTCGATGCCGGGATCTCGCTCCAGCAGATCAGGACGGCGATCCAGCACCTGCGCGAGCGCGGCACCGACGACCTCACGACGGTCACGCTGATGAGCGACGGCGTGTCGGTCTACGAGTGCAGGTCGGCCGACGAGGTCATCGACCTGCTCCAGGGCGGACAGGGCGTCTTCGGGATCGCGATCGGCGGCGTGTGGCGTGAGATCGAGGGCACGCTGTCAGACCTTCCGAGCGAGCGCGCCGCGGCGTCCGACGATCCGTCCGACGAGCTCGCTGCGCGACGCAAGGCACGCCGCGTCAGCTGA
- a CDS encoding serine hydrolase domain-containing protein, with translation MTSQPSPYVLDATAAHLQAAVASAQATCRVPSLSAAVVRDGAVAWQGVRGTAVRGGEAERPTADTQYRIGSITKTFTAALVMQLVDEGVLDLGDTAGTFVPEGPFAAATIRGLLSHAAGVPAEPVGPWWERSRGTSYEALARANADAAPVLAPGERYHYSNLSFAILGRVVEVLRGAPWRDVLNDRVLLPLGMNRTTFEATPPHADGWSVEALTGMLVAEPHQDTGAMAPAGQLWSTPADLCAWLAELARPTLVSADAMVAMTTPQSGDPDEKGAGAYGLGLRLAVAGERVLVGHGGSMPGFLAGAYVDRESGVGAVVLANTAYGLDVSTLPRTLIEVVLAHEPVVAAEWTPTREVPDAVRELLGTWHWGHQPYTMSYDGQRLLLASDGGRAFAFAPSGRDTWTGLSGYQLGETMRVVRRDDGSVSHLDAATFCYTRTPYDPTVPIPGAGDERG, from the coding sequence GTGACCTCGCAGCCCTCTCCGTACGTCCTCGACGCGACCGCCGCCCACCTTCAGGCGGCGGTCGCCTCGGCCCAGGCGACCTGCCGCGTCCCGTCGTTGAGCGCCGCCGTAGTGCGCGACGGGGCCGTCGCGTGGCAGGGAGTCCGCGGCACGGCCGTGCGCGGCGGCGAGGCCGAACGGCCGACGGCAGACACGCAGTACCGCATCGGGTCGATCACCAAGACCTTCACCGCAGCGCTCGTGATGCAGCTCGTCGACGAAGGCGTCCTCGACCTGGGCGACACCGCGGGCACGTTCGTGCCCGAGGGTCCGTTCGCGGCAGCGACGATCCGCGGTCTGCTGTCGCACGCAGCCGGTGTCCCGGCCGAGCCTGTCGGACCGTGGTGGGAACGCAGTCGAGGCACCTCGTACGAGGCCCTCGCCCGCGCGAACGCCGACGCTGCGCCGGTCCTCGCCCCCGGCGAGCGCTACCACTACTCCAACCTGTCGTTCGCGATCCTCGGCCGCGTCGTCGAGGTCCTCCGCGGAGCGCCGTGGCGCGATGTCCTGAACGACCGGGTTCTCCTGCCGCTCGGCATGAACCGCACCACGTTCGAGGCGACACCGCCGCACGCCGACGGGTGGTCTGTCGAAGCCCTGACCGGGATGCTCGTCGCCGAGCCGCACCAGGACACGGGCGCGATGGCGCCGGCCGGCCAGCTCTGGAGCACCCCGGCCGACCTGTGCGCCTGGCTGGCCGAGCTGGCGCGACCGACGCTCGTCAGCGCCGACGCGATGGTGGCGATGACGACGCCGCAGTCGGGGGACCCTGACGAGAAGGGCGCCGGCGCGTACGGGCTCGGCCTGCGGCTCGCCGTCGCGGGCGAACGCGTGCTCGTCGGGCACGGCGGCTCGATGCCCGGCTTCCTCGCCGGGGCGTACGTCGACCGCGAGAGCGGCGTCGGGGCGGTCGTCCTGGCGAACACCGCGTACGGACTCGACGTCAGCACCCTCCCGCGCACGCTCATCGAGGTGGTCCTCGCCCACGAGCCTGTGGTGGCGGCAGAGTGGACGCCGACGCGCGAGGTGCCCGACGCCGTCCGAGAGCTCCTCGGCACCTGGCACTGGGGGCACCAGCCGTACACGATGTCGTACGACGGACAGCGGCTGCTGCTGGCCTCCGACGGTGGGCGGGCGTTCGCCTTCGCGCCGTCCGGGCGCGACACGTGGACGGGGCTCTCCGGCTACCAGCTGGGGGAGACGATGCGGGTCGTGCGCCGCGACGACGGGTCGGTCAGCCACCTCGACGCAGCGACGTTCTGCTACACCCGCACCCCGTACGACCCCACGGTGCCGATCCCCGGCGCCGGCGACGAGCGCGGCTGA
- a CDS encoding small basic family protein, translating into MIAVIGLVVGVALGLIFEPSVPAGLQPYLPIAVVAALDAVFGAIRAYLDGRFDDKVFVVSFISNVLIAALIVFVGDQLGVGAQLSTGVIVVLGIRIFSNAAAIRRHLFHA; encoded by the coding sequence GTGATCGCCGTCATCGGCCTCGTCGTCGGCGTCGCGCTCGGCCTCATCTTCGAGCCGAGCGTGCCCGCAGGCCTCCAGCCCTACCTCCCCATCGCGGTGGTCGCCGCCCTCGACGCCGTGTTCGGAGCGATCCGTGCCTACCTGGACGGACGGTTCGACGACAAGGTCTTCGTGGTGTCGTTCATCTCCAACGTCCTCATCGCCGCGCTCATCGTCTTCGTCGGAGACCAGCTGGGGGTCGGCGCGCAGCTCTCGACCGGCGTGATCGTCGTCCTCGGGATCCGCATCTTCTCCAACGCCGCCGCGATCCGGAGGCACCTCTTCCATGCCTAG
- the gcvH gene encoding glycine cleavage system protein GcvH: MIPEDLQYTADHEWIRFDGDIATIGITDYAQDQLGDIVYLSLPAVGESVEAGAVIGELESTKSVSDLFAPVTGEVVTVNDGLESNPETVNSDPYGQGWLITVRVPDPGGADDLMSAAAYQASIDS; encoded by the coding sequence GTGATCCCCGAAGACCTCCAGTACACCGCCGACCACGAGTGGATCCGGTTCGACGGCGACATCGCCACGATCGGCATCACCGACTACGCGCAGGACCAGCTCGGCGACATCGTCTACCTCTCGCTGCCGGCCGTCGGCGAGTCGGTCGAAGCCGGTGCCGTGATCGGTGAGCTCGAGTCCACGAAGTCGGTCAGCGACCTCTTCGCACCCGTCACCGGCGAGGTCGTGACGGTCAACGACGGGCTCGAGTCGAACCCCGAGACCGTCAACTCCGACCCGTACGGTCAGGGGTGGCTCATCACTGTCCGAGTGCCCGATCCGGGTGGTGCGGACGATCTCATGAGCGCCGCCGCCTACCAGGCGTCGATCGACTCCTGA
- a CDS encoding MerR family transcriptional regulator, giving the protein MTQAASHVARLSIGEVLDELRADFPDVSISKIRFLETEGLVEPERTPAGYRKFSRADVERLHLVLRVQRDTYWPLKVIRQKLDDLDRGVVAPDDEGVLQVPRVILSSDGLPGPEAFASRPKDIRFRRSELVQTSGIDEDLLDEAEEFGLVAAVSGAYTEADVVIAKTLAELASFGLGPRHLRGMRTAADREVGMIEQIVEPLRRRRDPGSAARADETAYHVASLSVLLHTMLVKNGLHRRG; this is encoded by the coding sequence GTGACCCAGGCCGCGTCGCACGTCGCTCGGTTGAGCATCGGAGAGGTGCTCGACGAGCTGCGTGCGGACTTCCCGGACGTGTCGATCTCCAAGATCCGCTTCCTGGAGACCGAGGGTCTGGTCGAGCCGGAGCGCACGCCCGCCGGCTACCGCAAGTTCTCGCGTGCCGACGTGGAGCGCCTGCACCTCGTCCTGCGCGTGCAGCGCGACACCTACTGGCCGCTCAAGGTCATCCGCCAGAAGCTGGACGACCTGGATCGCGGTGTGGTCGCTCCGGACGACGAAGGAGTCCTCCAGGTGCCTCGCGTGATCCTGTCGTCGGACGGTCTGCCCGGTCCTGAGGCGTTCGCGAGCCGGCCGAAGGACATCCGGTTCCGCCGGAGCGAGCTCGTGCAGACCTCGGGCATCGACGAGGACCTGCTCGACGAGGCCGAGGAGTTCGGGCTCGTCGCTGCGGTGTCCGGCGCCTACACCGAGGCCGACGTGGTGATCGCGAAGACGCTGGCCGAGCTCGCGTCGTTCGGGCTGGGCCCCCGCCACCTCCGCGGCATGCGCACCGCTGCCGATCGCGAGGTCGGGATGATCGAGCAGATCGTCGAGCCCCTGAGGCGCCGCCGTGATCCCGGTTCGGCCGCCCGCGCGGACGAGACCGCCTACCACGTGGCGTCGCTCTCGGTGCTGCTCCACACCATGCTCGTCAAGAACGGACTCCACCGCCGGGGGTAG